The following are from one region of the Ischnura elegans chromosome 12, ioIscEleg1.1, whole genome shotgun sequence genome:
- the LOC124168665 gene encoding uncharacterized protein LOC124168665 — protein sequence MSGKVFVTYEEIVRYLGGNCSQRNIVEGECVLNAGLVITVGLHQRNGCELKIMALVLQTSGLTKEPLQINGLISLTTDEKIEIRKFDCSCEARQSEKCKHVAAVLWYLNRNDLNEIEELSSTDIQCMWNKKKKQCGINYSAGRIKNFCHVKTVAARSPVSQAFSERALKVLLASNPRSALALHKTGGQVIQEEGGLSGSESFISEVLDIEISHSNH from the exons ATGAGTGGCAAAGTTTTTGTGACTTATGAAGAAATTGTGCGttatttgggtggaaattgcagccaacgaaatatcGTTGAAGGGGAGTgcgttttaaacgcgggtttggtgatcactgtggggcttcaccaacgaaatggctgtgaattaaaaataatggctctcgTTCTTCAGACAAGTGGTCTTACCAAGGAGCCGCTTCAAATAAACGGACTCATTAGCCTAACAactgatgaaaaaatcgagatccggaagtttgattgCTCTTGCGAAGCACGGCAGTCAGAAAAATGCAAGCACGTAGCCGCAGTGCTATGGTATTTAAATAG GAACGACTTGAATGAAATAGAAGAATTGTCATCCACTGACATACAGTGCATGTGGAACAAGAAGAAGAAGCAGTGTGGAATTAATTACTCGGCGGGGAGGATCAAGAATTTCTGTCATGTGAAGACGGTTGCTGCAAGGTCTCCAGTCTCACAGGCATTTAGTGAGAGGGCGTTAAAGGTACTTCTTGCCTCTAACCCTCGCTCAGCTTTGGCTTTGCATAA aactGGAGGACAAGTAATCCAAGAAGAGGGCGGCCTAAGTGGTTCTGAAAGTTTTATCTCGGAAGTACTTGACATAGAAATTTCTCACTCTAATCACTAA